A window of the Phycicoccus sp. M110.8 genome harbors these coding sequences:
- a CDS encoding S53 family peptidase: MTLKLGVVAAVVAAGLGLAAGGPALAASTAPALTGTDLSAQAPESAFHAKGAEAGAVACTRPAPDGRVSTTLHCYTPDQIRAFYGLAPLTPSTTDGAGQTIVLVDSYGSPTAAQDVDFFAKTFNGPKPDFEAAFPIGKVDYTHATGNGSGQAGPTSAEGWAGEANLDVQWAYAIAPKAHIVLIGTPVAETQGVQGMPNMMKAIDWAVAKYPAGTVFSMSFGTSEEAFGGASAAGQFAKYDQTFQRGLAKHDTFFASSGDDGSLGTGRAHHQTQTVDHPSVSYPNSSPYVTSVGGTQVQSGWTWNPTQDKPFNDDGSRNPLYWAWNEGGNTQAVWNESWAGIGTGGGQSSVYPRPSWQSGVASVVGSHRGVPDVAWNAAVNGGVLVYHSYFQNLDGVAWGVFGGTSASSPQVAAVTAIANAARAAAGKPGIGNLNEAIYAPSFPRATAFSDVVAHTYGTAPSGVLQDNRMWEYGADGFVHPGPVAGWPTTAGYDLTTGWGSPNAPGYVTALTAAP, from the coding sequence ATGACCCTGAAGCTCGGTGTGGTCGCCGCCGTGGTGGCCGCCGGCCTCGGCCTCGCGGCCGGAGGCCCCGCGCTGGCTGCGTCCACCGCGCCTGCGCTGACCGGCACGGACCTGTCGGCGCAGGCGCCGGAGTCCGCGTTCCACGCGAAGGGGGCCGAGGCCGGCGCCGTCGCGTGCACGCGTCCCGCGCCTGACGGTCGCGTCTCGACGACCCTGCACTGCTACACCCCGGACCAGATCCGCGCGTTCTACGGGCTGGCACCCCTCACCCCGAGCACCACGGACGGCGCCGGGCAGACCATCGTCCTCGTCGACTCCTACGGCAGCCCCACCGCCGCGCAGGACGTCGACTTCTTCGCCAAGACCTTCAACGGCCCAAAGCCCGACTTCGAGGCCGCCTTCCCCATCGGCAAGGTCGACTACACGCACGCCACGGGCAACGGCAGCGGCCAGGCGGGCCCGACGTCCGCCGAGGGCTGGGCCGGCGAGGCGAACCTCGACGTCCAGTGGGCGTACGCCATAGCCCCCAAGGCGCACATCGTCCTCATCGGCACCCCGGTCGCCGAGACCCAGGGCGTGCAGGGCATGCCGAACATGATGAAGGCCATCGACTGGGCCGTCGCCAAGTACCCGGCCGGCACGGTGTTCTCGATGTCGTTCGGCACCAGCGAGGAGGCCTTCGGCGGCGCTTCTGCCGCAGGGCAGTTCGCCAAGTACGACCAGACCTTCCAGCGCGGGCTGGCCAAGCACGACACCTTCTTCGCCTCCTCCGGCGACGACGGATCCCTCGGCACCGGGCGGGCGCACCACCAGACCCAGACCGTCGACCACCCGTCGGTGAGCTACCCGAACTCCTCGCCCTACGTGACCTCGGTCGGCGGCACCCAGGTGCAGTCGGGCTGGACGTGGAACCCGACGCAGGACAAGCCGTTCAACGACGACGGCAGCCGCAACCCGCTGTACTGGGCGTGGAACGAGGGCGGCAACACCCAGGCCGTCTGGAACGAGAGCTGGGCCGGCATCGGCACCGGCGGCGGCCAGTCGAGCGTCTACCCGCGGCCGTCGTGGCAGTCGGGTGTCGCGTCGGTGGTCGGCTCCCACCGCGGCGTCCCCGACGTCGCCTGGAACGCGGCCGTCAACGGTGGCGTGCTCGTCTACCACTCCTACTTCCAGAACCTCGACGGCGTGGCGTGGGGCGTCTTCGGCGGTACCTCCGCCTCCTCGCCGCAGGTCGCCGCGGTGACCGCGATCGCCAACGCCGCCCGCGCGGCCGCCGGCAAGCCGGGCATCGGCAACCTCAACGAGGCGATCTACGCGCCGTCGTTCCCGCGGGCCACCGCGTTCAGCGACGTCGTCGCCCACACCTACGGCACCGCCCCCAGCGGCGTCCTGCAGGACAACCGGATGTGGGAGTACGGCGCCGACGGGTTCGTGCACCCGGGACCGGTCGCGGGCTGGCCGACCACCGCGGGCTACGACCTCACCACCGGCTGGGGCAGCCCGAACGCGCCCGGCTACGTGACGGCGCTGACCGCGGCACCGTGA
- a CDS encoding zinc-dependent alcohol dehydrogenase, which yields MKALTWQGKRDVRVEEVPDPTIQEPNDAIIKVTSTAICGSDLHLYEVLGAYLTPGDVLGHETMGVVEEVGPEVTHIKPGDRVVIPFNISCGSCWMCERGFMAQCETTQVKDQGKGATLFGYTSLYGAVPGGQAEYLRVPQAQFGPIKVPDEMPDTRFLYLSDILPTAWQGVQYADAKPGDTIAVVGLGPVGQFATRIAKQLGAERVIGVDLVPERLALAAQHGIETLDLREVDDAADALIEMTGGRGPDGILEAVGMEAHGSPSAKAAQTAVGLLPDAVAKPLIDRMAIDRLDALTTCLKAVRRAGTVSVSGVYGGEVDPLPMMEMFDRGITMRMGQCHVKRWIDDIMPLVLDPADPLGTEDLATHLLPLAEAPHGYDIFQKKEDGCVKVVLQP from the coding sequence GTGAAGGCACTGACGTGGCAGGGCAAGCGCGACGTGCGGGTCGAGGAGGTGCCCGACCCGACGATCCAGGAGCCGAACGACGCCATCATCAAGGTGACGTCGACCGCCATCTGCGGCTCGGACCTGCACCTGTACGAGGTGCTCGGCGCCTACCTCACCCCCGGTGACGTCCTCGGGCACGAGACGATGGGCGTCGTCGAGGAGGTCGGCCCCGAGGTCACCCACATCAAGCCCGGCGACCGGGTCGTGATCCCGTTCAACATCTCGTGCGGCTCGTGCTGGATGTGCGAGCGCGGCTTCATGGCCCAGTGCGAGACGACCCAGGTCAAGGACCAGGGCAAGGGCGCGACGCTCTTCGGCTACACCAGCCTGTACGGCGCCGTGCCCGGTGGCCAGGCCGAGTACCTGCGGGTGCCGCAGGCCCAGTTCGGGCCGATCAAGGTGCCGGACGAGATGCCGGACACCCGCTTCCTCTACCTGTCCGACATCCTGCCCACGGCTTGGCAGGGCGTGCAGTATGCCGACGCGAAGCCGGGCGACACCATCGCCGTCGTGGGGCTGGGGCCCGTGGGGCAGTTCGCCACGCGGATCGCCAAGCAGCTAGGGGCCGAGCGGGTCATCGGCGTGGACCTCGTGCCCGAGCGGCTGGCGCTGGCCGCCCAGCACGGCATCGAGACCCTCGACCTGCGTGAGGTCGACGACGCGGCGGACGCCCTCATCGAGATGACCGGCGGGCGTGGCCCGGACGGCATCCTCGAGGCGGTGGGCATGGAGGCGCACGGCTCCCCCAGCGCCAAGGCCGCGCAGACCGCGGTGGGGCTGCTGCCCGACGCGGTCGCCAAGCCGCTCATCGACCGCATGGCCATCGACCGGCTCGACGCCCTGACCACCTGCCTCAAGGCGGTCCGGCGCGCGGGGACGGTCTCTGTGAGCGGCGTCTACGGCGGTGAGGTCGACCCGCTGCCGATGATGGAGATGTTCGACCGCGGCATCACGATGCGGATGGGCCAGTGCCACGTGAAGCGCTGGATCGACGACATCATGCCGCTCGTCCTCGACCCGGCCGACCCGCTGGGCACCGAGGACCTGGCGACGCACCTGCTGCCGCTGGCCGAGGCGCCGCACGGGTACGACATCTTCCAGAAGAAGGAGGACGGGTGCGTCAAGGTGGTCCTGCAGCCGTGA
- the cbiQ gene encoding cobalt ECF transporter T component CbiQ, with translation MHVPDGFLDASTSWATAGIATAGVGAALVGAARRELDDRTAPLAGLVAAFVFATQMLNFPVGAGTSGHLLGGALAAVLVGPATATLCLTVVLLVQGLLFADGGLTALGTNVTLMGLVGVWAGYLVFRLVQSALPRRVSMVAPAAVAGAFVSVPVAALAFCGLYAVGGQAAIPLDRLVTAMVGWHVLIGIGEAVITGLAVSSILAVRPDLVHGARRVLAQRELVVRGAVAVAAANRTSAPRTLDSRTALPRAHGSLAPAPADGAPGRSGTGSRPAVSSRALLTTGLVVVLLLAGVVSFYASRHPDGLNHVARTLGFGSTATRHTSDGSPFSGYATRGIGDARLSRGLAGVVGVVLVAAVGAGLFWNLGRRARPETEDEVAARTARTTGAGAGHGHHLHFHGYSPIHRLPAHTKLVALVAYVVVVVATPRNLPWVFAVHAVLLGVAVAVSQVPPRYLARRMVVEVPFVVFALLLPFVATGPSVQVGPLSLSQHGLAGAAALLVKGTLGVLASLLLAATTEPRDVVAGLERLRLPHQLVQIMGFMIRYLEVVTGELARMRVARESRGFRARSVRSWPALASTVGALFIRSYERGERVHLAMLSRGYTGRMPVPHPMTATAAQWRLAAALPVAALAALLLGVAA, from the coding sequence GTGCACGTCCCCGACGGATTCCTCGACGCGTCCACGTCGTGGGCCACCGCCGGCATCGCCACGGCCGGTGTCGGGGCAGCCCTCGTCGGCGCGGCCCGCCGCGAGCTCGACGACCGCACCGCTCCCCTTGCCGGTCTCGTGGCTGCCTTCGTCTTCGCTACCCAGATGCTCAACTTCCCCGTCGGCGCCGGCACCAGCGGCCACCTGCTCGGCGGGGCCCTGGCGGCCGTGCTGGTCGGCCCCGCGACCGCGACGCTGTGCCTCACGGTCGTGCTCCTCGTGCAGGGACTGCTCTTCGCCGACGGCGGCCTCACGGCCCTGGGCACCAACGTCACGCTCATGGGGCTGGTGGGGGTCTGGGCGGGGTACCTCGTCTTCCGGCTGGTCCAGTCCGCGCTCCCCCGGCGCGTGTCGATGGTCGCCCCGGCGGCCGTCGCGGGCGCCTTCGTCTCCGTGCCGGTCGCGGCGCTGGCCTTCTGCGGGCTGTATGCCGTGGGCGGCCAGGCCGCCATCCCGCTCGACCGCCTCGTGACGGCGATGGTCGGCTGGCACGTCCTCATCGGCATCGGCGAGGCGGTCATCACCGGCCTCGCCGTCTCCTCGATCCTGGCCGTGCGGCCCGACCTCGTCCACGGCGCCCGCCGCGTGCTGGCGCAGCGAGAGCTCGTCGTCCGCGGTGCGGTGGCGGTGGCCGCCGCGAACCGGACATCCGCCCCCCGGACACTCGACTCCCGGACGGCCCTCCCCCGGGCACACGGTTCCCTGGCACCCGCACCAGCGGACGGCGCCCCTGGCCGCAGCGGCACCGGTTCCCGCCCGGCCGTGAGCTCGCGGGCCCTCCTGACGACCGGGCTGGTCGTGGTCCTGCTGCTCGCCGGCGTCGTCTCCTTCTACGCCTCACGCCACCCGGACGGCCTCAACCACGTCGCCCGCACGCTGGGCTTCGGCAGCACCGCCACCCGGCACACGTCCGACGGCTCGCCCTTCTCGGGCTACGCGACTCGCGGCATCGGCGACGCCCGCCTGTCCCGAGGCCTGGCGGGCGTGGTCGGCGTGGTCCTCGTCGCCGCCGTCGGTGCCGGCCTGTTCTGGAACCTGGGCCGCAGGGCCCGGCCGGAGACTGAGGACGAGGTCGCGGCCCGGACCGCGAGGACGACGGGAGCGGGCGCTGGTCACGGGCACCACCTGCACTTCCACGGGTACTCGCCGATCCACCGCCTGCCGGCCCACACCAAGCTCGTGGCCCTCGTGGCATACGTCGTCGTCGTGGTGGCCACGCCGCGGAACCTGCCCTGGGTGTTCGCGGTGCACGCCGTCCTGCTCGGCGTCGCCGTCGCGGTCTCCCAGGTGCCTCCGCGCTACCTGGCCCGACGCATGGTCGTCGAGGTGCCGTTCGTCGTCTTCGCGCTCCTGCTGCCGTTCGTCGCCACCGGGCCCAGCGTGCAGGTCGGCCCGCTCAGCCTGTCCCAGCACGGGCTGGCCGGTGCCGCCGCACTGCTCGTCAAGGGCACGCTCGGCGTCCTGGCGTCGCTGCTGCTCGCCGCCACCACCGAGCCCCGCGACGTCGTCGCCGGCCTGGAGCGGCTGCGCCTGCCGCACCAGCTCGTGCAGATCATGGGTTTCATGATCCGCTACCTCGAGGTGGTGACCGGAGAGCTGGCGCGGATGCGGGTGGCCCGCGAGTCCCGCGGCTTCCGGGCCCGGTCGGTGCGGTCGTGGCCGGCGCTGGCGTCCACCGTGGGGGCGTTGTTCATCCGGTCCTACGAGCGTGGCGAGCGCGTCCACCTCGCGATGCTGTCCCGCGGCTACACCGGGCGTATGCCGGTGCCGCACCCCATGACCGCGACCGCCGCCCAGTGGCGGCTCGCCGCAGCCCTGCCCGTCGCGGCCCTCGCCGCCCTGCTCCTGGGAGTCGCCGCGTGA
- a CDS encoding rhodanese-like domain-containing protein: protein MTATVTAPAPTTTSPPVTASAPVTAPAPAAASVFWESRLYSDPNSAPTADGGQAAGRGWDAPAYDGVDDQLADSRSRLLRVSARAAYQEVLYGRAVLVDIRPAAQRAVEGEVAAHLGPLVVERNVLEWRFDPRSAARRPEAGFDTRVIVLCQEGYTSSLAADALLRLGIRRATDVVGGFRAWREVGLPVAA, encoded by the coding sequence GTGACCGCCACCGTGACGGCGCCGGCGCCGACCACCACCTCGCCGCCGGTCACTGCCTCCGCGCCAGTCACCGCACCGGCACCGGCCGCCGCCTCGGTCTTCTGGGAGTCCCGCCTCTACAGCGACCCCAATAGTGCACCCACGGCCGACGGCGGACAGGCCGCTGGTCGCGGCTGGGACGCGCCGGCCTACGACGGCGTCGACGACCAGCTGGCCGACTCCCGCAGCCGGCTGCTGCGGGTCAGCGCGCGGGCCGCGTACCAGGAGGTGCTGTACGGGCGAGCCGTCCTCGTGGACATCCGCCCGGCGGCACAGCGAGCGGTCGAGGGCGAGGTCGCCGCCCACCTCGGCCCGCTGGTCGTGGAGCGGAACGTGCTCGAGTGGCGGTTCGACCCGCGCAGCGCGGCGCGGCGCCCCGAGGCCGGCTTCGACACGCGCGTCATCGTGCTCTGCCAGGAGGGCTACACCTCGTCGTTGGCGGCGGATGCGTTGCTGCGACTGGGGATTCGACGGGCCACCGACGTGGTCGGCGGCTTCCGGGCGTGGCGGGAGGTTGGGCTGCCGGTCGCGGCCTGA
- a CDS encoding DUF1684 domain-containing protein: MTAVEDELTYPPPLQVASWRREVHALYAAVRAERDPAAAHALWVQGRTELFETHPASPRRPGQRMRHAAYDPAFRFTVPVVPAELDGWKFTTGTDGVVPFSGIGTVALGDLGEVAVWWLDSYGGGVFLPLRDGSAGAETYGAGRYVLDTVKGSDLGRDGEDWVVDLNFAYNPSCVYDYRWVCPLAPPANRIGAATPVGELLPEGYDG; the protein is encoded by the coding sequence ATGACCGCCGTCGAGGACGAGCTCACCTACCCGCCGCCGCTCCAGGTCGCCTCGTGGAGACGCGAGGTGCACGCCCTGTATGCCGCGGTGCGCGCCGAGCGCGACCCCGCGGCCGCGCACGCCCTCTGGGTGCAGGGCCGGACCGAGCTGTTCGAGACCCACCCCGCGTCGCCCCGGCGGCCGGGGCAGCGGATGCGGCACGCGGCATACGACCCGGCCTTCCGGTTCACGGTCCCGGTGGTGCCGGCCGAGCTCGACGGCTGGAAGTTCACGACGGGCACCGACGGGGTCGTGCCGTTCAGCGGGATCGGCACGGTCGCGCTCGGCGACCTCGGCGAGGTGGCCGTGTGGTGGCTCGACTCCTACGGCGGCGGCGTTTTCTTGCCGCTGCGCGACGGGTCGGCGGGGGCCGAGACGTACGGCGCGGGCCGCTACGTCCTCGACACGGTCAAGGGCAGCGACCTCGGCCGCGACGGGGAGGACTGGGTGGTCGACCTCAACTTCGCCTACAACCCTTCGTGCGTCTACGACTACCGCTGGGTCTGCCCGCTCGCCCCGCCGGCCAACCGGATCGGCGCGGCCACGCCGGTCGGGGAGCTGCTGCCGGAGGGCTACGACGGCTGA
- a CDS encoding ABC transporter ATP-binding protein → MSTPVLDVRGLAYAYPDGHQALFGVDLHVHRGERVALLGPNGAGKTTLVLHLNGILSGGAGSVEVSGLPVTSENLMEVRRRVGVVFQDPDDQLFMPTVRADVEFGPANLGLRGAALEARVVRALEQVGMLEHIDRPPHHLSFGQRRRVAVATVLAMEPEVLVLDEPSSNLDPASRRELADILRALDVTVLMVTHDLPYAYELCPRSVVLSGGVVVADGTTRDVLTDDALMAAHRLELPFGFDPRTVPAPQH, encoded by the coding sequence GTGAGCACCCCCGTCCTCGACGTCCGCGGTCTCGCGTACGCCTACCCCGACGGCCACCAGGCCCTGTTCGGCGTCGACCTGCACGTGCACCGCGGCGAGCGGGTGGCGCTGCTCGGGCCCAACGGCGCGGGCAAGACCACCCTGGTGCTCCACCTCAACGGCATCCTGTCCGGCGGTGCCGGGTCGGTGGAGGTCTCCGGGCTGCCGGTCACGAGCGAGAACCTCATGGAGGTGCGCCGCCGGGTCGGGGTGGTCTTCCAGGACCCCGACGACCAGCTGTTCATGCCGACCGTGCGCGCCGACGTGGAGTTCGGGCCCGCCAACCTCGGGCTGCGCGGAGCCGCCCTCGAGGCCCGGGTGGTGCGAGCGCTGGAGCAGGTCGGGATGCTCGAGCACATCGACCGGCCGCCGCACCACCTGTCGTTCGGCCAGCGCCGTCGCGTCGCCGTCGCCACGGTGCTGGCGATGGAGCCGGAGGTCCTCGTCCTCGACGAGCCGTCGTCCAACCTCGACCCGGCGTCGCGGCGCGAGCTCGCGGACATCCTGCGCGCGCTGGACGTCACGGTGCTCATGGTCACCCACGACCTGCCCTACGCCTACGAGCTGTGCCCCCGGTCGGTCGTGCTGTCCGGCGGCGTGGTCGTCGCCGACGGCACCACGCGGGACGTGCTCACCGACGACGCGCTCATGGCCGCGCACCGCCTCGAGCTGCCCTTCGGCTTCGACCCGCGGACCGTCCCCGCGCCCCAGCACTGA
- a CDS encoding TMEM175 family protein produces MRTGRLEAFSDGVLAILITIMVLELKVPEEPTFEALRPSLVGLLTYLLSFVYIGIYWNNHHHMFQLVRYVSGAILWANLALLFMLSLVPFTTAWMDDTRFAPLPVGVYGANLLLAAISYYVLQLAIFRREGRESLLRQALGRDLKGKLSPVVYVLGILGTFISPWLGVAAYVAVAITWLVPDRRAERFVHEHALED; encoded by the coding sequence ATGCGGACCGGGCGGCTCGAGGCGTTCAGCGACGGTGTCCTGGCGATCCTCATCACGATCATGGTGCTGGAGCTCAAGGTCCCGGAGGAGCCGACGTTCGAGGCGCTCCGGCCCTCGCTGGTGGGGCTGCTCACCTACCTGCTGAGCTTCGTCTACATCGGCATCTACTGGAACAACCACCACCACATGTTCCAGCTGGTGCGGTACGTCAGCGGAGCGATCCTGTGGGCCAACCTCGCGCTGCTGTTCATGCTGTCGCTGGTGCCGTTCACGACTGCGTGGATGGACGACACGCGGTTCGCCCCGCTGCCCGTCGGCGTCTACGGCGCCAACCTGCTGCTCGCGGCGATCTCCTACTACGTGCTGCAGCTGGCGATCTTCCGGCGCGAGGGCCGCGAGAGCCTGCTGCGCCAGGCGCTCGGGCGCGACCTCAAGGGCAAGCTGAGCCCGGTCGTCTACGTCCTGGGCATCCTCGGGACGTTCATCTCGCCGTGGCTGGGCGTCGCCGCCTACGTCGCGGTCGCCATCACCTGGCTCGTGCCTGACCGCCGGGCCGAGCGCTTCGTGCACGAGCACGCCCTGGAGGACTGA
- a CDS encoding co-chaperone GroES → MLHDRVLVALEGEGERRSGGGIVIPATASVGRRLSWGSVVAVGHNVRQVELGDRVLFDPEDRAEVEVQAKDYVVLRERDIHAVAAARVDDGQTGLYL, encoded by the coding sequence ATGCTGCACGACCGCGTCCTCGTCGCCCTCGAGGGCGAGGGGGAGCGGCGATCCGGCGGCGGGATCGTCATCCCCGCGACCGCGAGCGTCGGTCGACGCCTGTCGTGGGGCTCGGTCGTCGCCGTCGGGCACAACGTCCGCCAGGTCGAGCTGGGCGACCGGGTGCTCTTCGACCCCGAGGACCGGGCCGAGGTCGAGGTGCAGGCCAAGGACTACGTCGTGCTCCGCGAGCGCGACATCCACGCCGTCGCCGCGGCCCGGGTCGACGACGGGCAGACTGGCCTCTACCTCTGA
- a CDS encoding DUF3618 domain-containing protein, translated as MSEHTAPKSVDEIEAEIAAARSRLAGTVDELHTRTAPQEIARRQVETAKVKFTEATRTPTGELRTERIAALAAAAVALIGLGAVRRRRG; from the coding sequence ATGAGCGAGCACACCGCACCGAAGTCCGTCGACGAGATCGAGGCCGAGATCGCGGCGGCGCGCAGCCGCCTCGCCGGCACCGTCGACGAGCTGCACACCCGCACCGCGCCCCAGGAGATCGCCCGGCGCCAGGTCGAGACCGCCAAGGTGAAGTTCACCGAGGCGACGCGCACCCCCACCGGCGAGCTGCGCACCGAGCGCATCGCCGCGCTCGCCGCGGCAGCGGTGGCCCTCATCGGGCTGGGTGCCGTGCGTCGACGCCGTGGCTGA
- a CDS encoding SDR family NAD(P)-dependent oxidoreductase, which yields MTRSSGGAASRGRAVLVTGASSGVGRATALQLAAEGADVVLLSRSASVLAEVHRDCEAHGVRAVVTVADITDRDALEAAFDTAVRELGRLDGVVHSAAALAYGRFEDVPPDVFDKAVLTTLGGTANVARCALAAFAGFGGGSLVVVGSLLGKISTPFMSSYVTPKWGVHGLVRTLQIEARTTPDTHVSLVWPGGVDTPVYLQAGTYLKRHGRPPPPVDPPEKVARAVVAALWRPRREVSVGLANPITVTGFRVFPGLFDVLVTPLMKLGGLSRGEVDDSPGNVLSPTPEGEAVHGRWGRQWLRPVATVGLGVVAAGAGLAASAVRGVNRAGRP from the coding sequence GTGACGCGGTCGTCGGGAGGGGCGGCCTCCCGCGGCAGGGCGGTCCTCGTCACCGGGGCCTCGAGCGGAGTCGGCCGCGCCACAGCCCTGCAGCTCGCGGCCGAGGGCGCCGACGTCGTGCTGCTGTCGCGGTCGGCGTCGGTGCTGGCCGAGGTGCACCGCGACTGCGAGGCGCACGGCGTGCGGGCGGTCGTGACCGTCGCCGACATCACCGACCGGGATGCGCTGGAGGCCGCCTTCGACACGGCGGTGCGAGAGCTGGGGCGGCTGGACGGCGTCGTGCACTCGGCGGCCGCGCTGGCGTACGGGCGGTTCGAGGACGTGCCACCGGATGTCTTCGACAAGGCGGTGCTGACGACGCTCGGCGGGACGGCCAACGTGGCCCGGTGCGCGCTTGCTGCGTTTGCCGGGTTCGGGGGCGGCAGCCTCGTGGTCGTCGGGTCGCTGCTGGGCAAGATCAGCACGCCGTTCATGAGCTCGTACGTGACGCCGAAGTGGGGGGTGCACGGCCTCGTGCGCACCCTGCAGATCGAGGCACGCACGACGCCCGACACCCATGTGAGCCTGGTCTGGCCCGGTGGCGTGGACACGCCCGTCTACCTCCAGGCCGGCACGTACCTGAAGCGGCACGGCCGGCCGCCGCCCCCGGTCGACCCGCCGGAGAAGGTCGCGCGAGCCGTCGTCGCGGCCCTGTGGCGACCGCGCCGCGAGGTGTCGGTCGGGTTGGCCAACCCGATCACCGTGACCGGGTTCCGTGTGTTCCCAGGGCTTTTCGACGTGCTCGTCACTCCGCTGATGAAGCTCGGCGGTCTGTCCCGCGGGGAGGTCGATGACTCACCCGGCAACGTCCTGTCGCCGACGCCGGAGGGCGAGGCGGTCCATGGCCGGTGGGGCCGGCAGTGGCTGCGGCCGGTCGCCACGGTCGGCTTGGGCGTCGTCGCCGCGGGCGCTGGCTTGGCGGCCTCGGCCGTCCGCGGCGTCAACCGCGCGGGGAGGCCATGA
- the bcp gene encoding thioredoxin-dependent thiol peroxidase, protein MADRLTPGDTAPDFTLPDDKGGKVTLSDLRGKQVIVYFYPAAMTPGCTTQACDFSDNIASLRGHGYEVLGISPDSPDKLAKFREKDGLTITLLSDADKSVMQSYGAYGEKKLYGKTVEGVIRSTVVVDEKGTVTQAQYNVKATGHVAKLRRDLGIDD, encoded by the coding sequence ATGGCTGACCGTCTGACCCCCGGCGACACCGCCCCCGACTTCACCCTCCCCGACGACAAGGGCGGCAAGGTCACCCTGTCGGACCTGCGCGGCAAGCAGGTCATCGTCTACTTCTACCCGGCGGCCATGACCCCGGGGTGCACGACCCAGGCCTGCGACTTCAGCGACAACATCGCCAGCCTGCGCGGCCACGGGTACGAGGTGCTCGGCATCTCCCCGGACTCCCCGGACAAGCTCGCGAAGTTCCGCGAGAAGGACGGCCTCACCATCACGCTGCTCTCCGACGCCGACAAGTCCGTCATGCAGAGCTACGGCGCGTACGGCGAGAAGAAGCTCTACGGCAAGACCGTGGAGGGCGTCATCCGCAGCACCGTCGTCGTCGACGAGAAGGGCACCGTCACGCAGGCCCAGTACAACGTCAAGGCAACCGGGCACGTGGCCAAGCTGCGCCGCGACCTCGGGATCGACGACTGA
- a CDS encoding CoA transferase, whose translation MNPLLRDVLPVLGLDEAYAAEHLDLAGGSFLPSALPVGTLAAGSVAAAGLAGLALTGARRVHVDPRQVATSFRADQVQRVDGSPVEGFAPLSGFFAASDGWVRTHANYPHHRDRLLRALDLPADAGRPEVVAAVAERPAQEIEDVVTADHGIAVRVRTLAEWMAGEQARAVDAHDLLAVERDPAAGPVAPVDVAALGRRVRVLDLTRVLAGPVATRTLALLGCDVLRVDSPHLPELEALHLDTDSGKRSTLVDLHVEHARDRLHELLARADVLVIGYRPGALAAYHLDAASVAERHPHVVHASLSAWTPDGPWGGRRGFDSIVQAATGISLLESADGVVPAAMPAQALDHATGYLLAAGVLTALRARAEQGGTWRVSAHLARTAHWLLRTDALDGPAAPVEDTGPWTVDTPTEAGVVTGPRPAFRIDDGPTEFAWVGRRWGSDEAEWADPD comes from the coding sequence GTGAACCCCTTGCTGCGTGACGTGCTCCCCGTCCTGGGTCTCGACGAGGCGTATGCCGCGGAGCACCTCGACCTCGCCGGTGGCAGCTTCCTGCCGTCCGCCCTGCCCGTGGGCACACTCGCGGCGGGGTCGGTGGCGGCGGCGGGGCTGGCGGGCCTCGCCCTCACGGGCGCCCGCCGGGTGCACGTCGACCCGAGGCAGGTGGCGACCTCGTTCCGCGCCGACCAGGTGCAGCGGGTGGACGGCAGCCCGGTCGAGGGCTTCGCCCCGCTGTCGGGCTTCTTCGCCGCCTCCGACGGCTGGGTGCGCACGCACGCGAACTACCCGCACCACCGCGACCGGCTGCTGCGGGCACTCGACCTGCCGGCCGACGCGGGTCGGCCGGAGGTCGTCGCAGCGGTCGCGGAGCGCCCGGCCCAGGAGATTGAGGACGTCGTCACCGCCGACCACGGGATCGCGGTGCGGGTCCGCACGCTGGCGGAGTGGATGGCGGGGGAGCAGGCGCGCGCCGTCGACGCCCACGACCTCCTCGCCGTCGAGCGCGACCCTGCGGCGGGTCCCGTGGCCCCGGTTGACGTGGCGGCTCTGGGCCGCCGAGTACGGGTGCTCGACCTCACGCGGGTCCTCGCGGGGCCGGTCGCGACACGGACGCTGGCCTTGCTCGGGTGCGACGTGCTCCGGGTCGACAGCCCGCACCTGCCCGAGCTGGAGGCGCTGCACCTCGACACGGACTCGGGCAAGCGGTCCACGCTCGTCGACCTGCACGTGGAGCACGCCCGCGACCGGCTGCACGAGCTCCTGGCGCGGGCCGACGTGCTGGTGATTGGATACCGCCCGGGTGCGCTTGCGGCATACCACCTCGACGCGGCGAGTGTCGCGGAGCGGCACCCGCACGTGGTCCACGCGAGCCTGTCGGCGTGGACGCCCGACGGGCCGTGGGGTGGGCGGCGCGGGTTCGACTCGATCGTCCAGGCCGCGACGGGCATCTCCCTGCTCGAGTCGGCGGACGGCGTCGTCCCGGCTGCCATGCCGGCCCAGGCCCTCGACCACGCCACCGGCTACCTGCTGGCGGCGGGCGTCCTCACGGCCCTGCGCGCCCGTGCCGAGCAGGGCGGGACCTGGCGGGTGAGCGCCCACCTCGCCCGGACGGCGCACTGGCTGCTGCGCACCGACGCGCTGGACGGCCCCGCGGCACCGGTCGAGGACACCGGTCCCTGGACGGTGGACACGCCGACCGAGGCGGGTGTGGTGACGGGCCCGCGGCCGGCGTTCCGAATTGACGACGGGCCGACGGAGTTCGCCTGGGTCGGGCGCCGGTGGGGCTCCGACGAGGCGGAGTGGGCCGACCCGGACTGA